One part of the Desulfovibrio aminophilus DSM 12254 genome encodes these proteins:
- a CDS encoding FAD:protein FMN transferase: MPDAILTRRQFLRAGGILGLGLSLAPSLAAAEAAAPERLRLERTRFLMGTFVTMTAMHPSQDRAEEAIEAAFAEMERLCGILDRHRDDTPLSHLNRHGTLRNAPPELSFVVDRALRTRDVAGGAFDPTVLPLVTLLKDRAGRAPGDPGPSRAEIREVLDLVDAGAVGLDSGTVRLGRQGMALTLDGIAKGYIVDRASDTLRSFGVNDHLINAGGDIRAAGGPAPGRAWSVAVEDPERRGRYPSILRLRDGAVATSGSYEAPLDASGRLHHIVDPRTGGCPRQITSVSVAAPSAMEADALATALFVLPPGQALATADALPGRACLLISSSGAQARSRDWPVFEKA, encoded by the coding sequence ATGCCTGACGCCATCCTCACCCGCCGTCAATTCCTCCGCGCCGGAGGCATCCTGGGCCTGGGCCTGTCCCTGGCCCCGTCCCTGGCCGCGGCCGAAGCCGCCGCCCCCGAGCGCCTGCGCCTGGAGCGGACCCGTTTCCTCATGGGCACCTTCGTGACCATGACCGCCATGCACCCCTCGCAGGACCGGGCCGAAGAGGCCATTGAGGCGGCTTTCGCCGAGATGGAACGTCTCTGCGGCATCCTGGATCGCCACCGCGACGATACCCCCCTGTCCCACCTGAACCGGCACGGAACGCTTCGGAACGCCCCCCCGGAGCTGTCGTTCGTGGTGGATCGGGCGTTGCGGACGCGCGATGTCGCCGGCGGAGCATTCGACCCTACGGTGCTTCCGCTGGTGACCCTGCTCAAGGATCGGGCTGGCCGAGCCCCCGGCGATCCCGGTCCTTCCCGCGCCGAGATCCGCGAGGTTCTCGACCTCGTGGACGCCGGGGCGGTCGGTCTCGACTCCGGGACCGTTCGCCTCGGCCGGCAGGGCATGGCACTGACCCTGGACGGCATCGCCAAGGGCTACATCGTGGATCGCGCCTCGGACACCCTTCGGAGCTTCGGCGTGAACGACCATCTCATCAACGCCGGAGGCGACATCCGCGCCGCTGGCGGCCCCGCGCCCGGACGGGCCTGGAGCGTGGCGGTGGAGGATCCCGAACGCCGGGGCCGCTACCCCTCGATTCTCCGCCTGCGCGACGGCGCGGTGGCCACCTCCGGCAGCTATGAAGCCCCCCTGGACGCATCCGGCCGCCTGCACCACATCGTGGATCCGCGCACCGGCGGCTGCCCCCGACAGATCACCAGCGTCTCCGTGGCCGCGCCCTCGGCCATGGAGGCCGACGCCCTGGCCACGGCCCTGTTCGTCCTGCCTCCGGGACAGGCGCTGGCCACGGCGGACGCCCTCCCCGGGCGGGCCTGCCTCCTGATCTCCTCCTCGGGAGCCCAGGCCCGTTCACGGGATTGGCCTGTTTTCGAAAAGGCCTGA
- a CDS encoding RnfABCDGE type electron transport complex subunit B: MVTTSVLVVFGLSLAAALLLAAASKVFSVKEDPRVAEVEGVMPGANCGGCGFPGCSAAAAAVVAGEAPPEVCVAGGMDVAEAIAKVMGLSVAYKEPKVASLICSGGDRARQMFAYEGVRDCRAEAMLYGGEKTCGMGCIGMGSCVRACPFGAVRLGAEGLPIVNKALCRSCGKCAEVCPTGAIRITSFSASLLHVNKLDDCLAPCMQKCPVQLDVRTFIQQVKSGDYRSALLTLKNRNPLPAIVGRVCPHPCEDICRRKLVDEGVAINTLERFVADWEMHSGQRVPIHCGPDTGIKIAIVGGGPSGLSCAYFLRRLGHHPVIFESRAEAGGLLRYAVPEFRLPRHVVDWEVQGILDLGVELRTYMTLGREFGLKDLEAEGFKAVFLATGAWTTPLLDIPGSDARNLQGGVEFLTGLGSLWSSLRNQTVVIIGDTNTALDCARAVARMGARRTVVLSPNIQRKMPANKEEVERAKEIGAEVLFQTLPVSIVTDASGRGTKVWFQQCRYKDQEKATGEIIPLPDTDEIIEDVDLIIAATDRKPDLTPFNEASGLAGLKRSRRDTLDGDDTTMQTNLPNVFVGGEVRRGRAIVMEAVTDGRKAARSIHLFVTSGEVAQPVEPQVRVIPESILKDMRVKYTIPRVIAPEIPVDMRRQHFTMEVRRGIQEREAIKESSRCLRCGLTCYDADAGFEFAGDRDVKPHPGSRKEQGNA, from the coding sequence ATGGTCACCACTTCGGTTCTGGTCGTATTCGGTCTCAGTCTGGCGGCCGCCCTGCTCCTGGCTGCGGCCTCCAAGGTGTTTTCAGTCAAGGAAGATCCGCGCGTGGCCGAGGTCGAAGGAGTGATGCCCGGCGCCAACTGCGGCGGCTGCGGCTTCCCCGGCTGTTCGGCGGCGGCCGCCGCCGTGGTGGCGGGAGAGGCTCCGCCCGAGGTCTGTGTGGCCGGCGGCATGGACGTGGCCGAAGCCATAGCCAAGGTCATGGGCCTCAGCGTGGCCTACAAGGAGCCCAAGGTCGCCTCGCTGATCTGCTCCGGTGGCGACCGGGCCCGCCAAATGTTCGCTTATGAAGGCGTACGCGACTGCCGCGCCGAGGCCATGCTCTACGGCGGCGAAAAGACCTGCGGCATGGGCTGCATCGGAATGGGCTCCTGCGTCCGGGCCTGTCCCTTCGGGGCCGTGCGCCTGGGGGCCGAGGGCCTGCCCATCGTGAACAAGGCCCTCTGTCGTTCCTGCGGCAAGTGCGCCGAGGTCTGCCCCACCGGGGCCATCCGCATCACCAGCTTCTCCGCCAGCCTTCTGCACGTGAACAAACTCGACGACTGTCTGGCCCCCTGCATGCAGAAGTGCCCGGTGCAGTTGGACGTGCGCACCTTCATCCAGCAGGTCAAGAGCGGCGACTACCGAAGCGCGTTGCTGACGCTCAAGAACCGCAACCCGCTGCCCGCCATCGTGGGCCGCGTCTGCCCCCACCCCTGCGAGGACATCTGCCGCCGCAAGTTGGTGGACGAAGGCGTGGCCATCAACACCCTGGAGCGCTTCGTGGCCGACTGGGAGATGCACTCCGGCCAGCGCGTGCCCATCCATTGCGGCCCGGACACCGGAATCAAGATCGCCATCGTGGGCGGCGGCCCATCGGGGCTCTCCTGCGCCTACTTCCTGCGCCGCCTGGGACATCACCCGGTGATCTTCGAATCCCGGGCCGAGGCGGGAGGCCTGCTGCGCTACGCCGTGCCGGAATTCCGCCTGCCCCGCCACGTGGTGGACTGGGAAGTCCAGGGCATCCTGGACCTGGGCGTGGAGCTGCGCACTTACATGACACTGGGCCGCGAGTTCGGGCTCAAGGATCTGGAGGCGGAAGGTTTCAAGGCCGTGTTCCTGGCCACTGGCGCCTGGACCACGCCGCTCCTGGACATCCCCGGCTCGGACGCCCGCAACCTCCAGGGCGGAGTGGAATTCCTCACCGGTCTCGGCTCGCTCTGGTCCTCGCTGCGCAACCAGACGGTGGTCATCATCGGCGACACGAACACGGCCCTGGACTGCGCGCGGGCCGTGGCCCGCATGGGCGCCCGCCGCACCGTGGTTCTTTCTCCGAACATTCAGCGCAAGATGCCCGCCAACAAGGAAGAGGTCGAGCGCGCCAAGGAAATCGGGGCCGAAGTGCTCTTCCAGACCCTGCCCGTATCCATCGTCACCGACGCCTCGGGGCGCGGCACCAAGGTCTGGTTCCAACAGTGCCGCTACAAGGACCAAGAAAAGGCCACCGGCGAGATCATCCCCCTCCCGGACACCGACGAGATCATCGAGGACGTGGACCTGATCATCGCGGCCACGGACCGCAAGCCCGATCTCACGCCCTTCAACGAAGCCAGCGGTCTGGCGGGCCTGAAGCGGAGCCGCCGGGACACCCTGGACGGCGACGACACGACCATGCAGACCAACCTGCCGAACGTCTTCGTGGGCGGCGAGGTCCGCCGCGGTCGCGCCATCGTCATGGAGGCCGTGACCGACGGCCGCAAGGCCGCGCGCTCCATCCACCTCTTCGTGACCAGCGGCGAGGTGGCGCAACCCGTCGAACCCCAGGTCCGGGTCATCCCTGAAAGCATCCTCAAGGACATGCGCGTGAAGTACACCATCCCCCGCGTCATCGCCCCGGAAATCCCCGTGGACATGCGACGGCAGCATTTCACCATGGAAGTGCGCCGGGGCATTCAGGAGCGCGAGGCGATCAAGGAATCCAGCCGCTGCCTGCGCTGCGGCCTGACCTGTTACGACGCCGATGCCGGATTCGAATTCGCCGGAGACCGAGACGTGAAGCCCCACCCCGGTTCCCGCAAGGAGCAAGGCAATGCCTGA
- a CDS encoding electron transport complex protein RnfA, with protein MEYFLLIISAVFINNIVLVQYLGTCPFLGTSKSTDVALGMGGAVIFVIGMSVALTWPIQKMLLEPYGLDYLRTIVFILVIASLVQFVEMFLKKMIPPLYRALGLYLPLITTNCAVLGSAILVQKNSYGFTKSVVFGLATGVGFTLALVIISSIRERFDISPIPHVFRGVPIALITAGLMSLAFLAFTGMAS; from the coding sequence ATGGAATACTTCCTGCTCATCATCTCGGCGGTGTTCATCAACAACATCGTCCTGGTGCAATACCTCGGCACCTGCCCCTTCCTGGGCACTTCCAAGTCCACGGACGTGGCCCTTGGCATGGGCGGAGCGGTGATCTTCGTCATCGGCATGTCGGTGGCCCTGACCTGGCCGATTCAGAAGATGCTCCTGGAACCGTATGGACTGGACTATCTCCGCACCATCGTCTTCATCCTGGTCATCGCCTCCCTGGTGCAGTTCGTGGAGATGTTCCTGAAGAAGATGATCCCGCCCCTGTACCGGGCCCTCGGCCTCTACCTTCCGCTCATCACCACCAACTGCGCTGTGCTCGGCTCGGCCATCCTGGTGCAGAAGAACTCTTACGGCTTCACCAAGTCGGTGGTCTTCGGCCTGGCCACCGGAGTGGGCTTCACCCTGGCCCTGGTCATCATCTCGTCCATCCGCGAACGGTTCGACATTTCCCCCATCCCCCATGTCTTCCGGGGAGTGCCCATCGCGCTGATCACGGCGGGTCTCATGTCGCTCGCCTTCCTGGCCTTCACCGGCATGGCTTCGTAA
- the rsxE gene encoding electron transport complex subunit RsxE, protein MGRAVKEFTKGLWRELPPFRIVLGLCPTLAVTTSAKNGLGMGCAVIFVLVVSNFLVALLRKIIPSKVRIACFILIAATVVVAVELLMQAYTYPLYLELGIFVPLIVVNCIILGRAEAFASRNPVFLSVLDGLGMGMGFTMSLTFLGGLRELIGAGTLFGKVVTWSSFEPVSILVKAPGAFICLGLILAGMNALNRWNAKRHENEPPRALEAISSCSTCGSCKLCSRD, encoded by the coding sequence ATGGGACGCGCCGTCAAGGAATTCACCAAGGGACTCTGGCGGGAACTGCCGCCGTTCCGCATCGTTCTCGGCCTCTGCCCGACCCTGGCCGTGACCACCAGCGCCAAAAACGGCCTGGGCATGGGATGCGCGGTGATCTTCGTGCTCGTGGTCTCCAACTTCCTGGTGGCCCTGCTGCGCAAGATCATCCCCTCCAAGGTCCGCATCGCCTGCTTCATTCTCATCGCGGCCACAGTGGTGGTGGCGGTGGAGCTGCTCATGCAGGCCTACACCTATCCGCTGTACCTGGAACTGGGCATCTTCGTGCCGCTCATCGTGGTCAACTGCATCATTCTAGGCCGCGCCGAGGCCTTCGCCTCGCGCAACCCCGTCTTTCTCTCGGTTCTGGACGGGCTGGGTATGGGTATGGGCTTCACCATGTCCCTGACCTTCCTGGGCGGCCTGCGTGAGCTCATCGGCGCGGGTACGCTTTTCGGCAAGGTCGTGACCTGGTCGAGCTTCGAGCCCGTGAGCATCCTGGTCAAGGCCCCCGGAGCGTTCATCTGCCTGGGCCTGATCCTGGCCGGCATGAACGCGCTCAACCGCTGGAACGCCAAGCGCCACGAAAACGAGCCTCCGCGAGCCCTGGAGGCCATCAGCTCGTGTTCGACCTGCGGCAGCTGCAAGTTGTGCTCCCGGGATTAG
- the rnfG gene encoding RnfABCDGE type electron transport complex subunit G, which yields MREIIKMIVVLSLIGTASGFTLASLKEATRTRIEEQVLTFVQGPALAAVLPEHENNPIADRRKMALADGAEITVYPALSAGKLVALAIEGHGPGYGGNVGVMVAFDPGKDVVQAIGVTTHSETPGLGTRVFQPAVTSRYKDHPLTGLDLKNKGGDIDAVSGATYSSTGMVTAVRKAAEAYTAIKPGALAAWPR from the coding sequence ATGCGTGAAATCATCAAGATGATCGTGGTCCTCTCGCTCATCGGCACGGCCTCGGGCTTCACCCTGGCCTCGCTCAAGGAGGCCACCCGGACCCGAATCGAGGAGCAGGTGTTGACCTTCGTGCAGGGCCCGGCCCTGGCCGCGGTGCTCCCCGAGCATGAAAACAACCCGATCGCCGACCGCCGCAAGATGGCCCTGGCCGACGGGGCGGAAATCACGGTCTATCCGGCTCTCTCCGCCGGCAAACTCGTGGCGCTGGCCATAGAGGGTCATGGCCCAGGCTACGGCGGCAACGTGGGCGTGATGGTCGCCTTCGATCCCGGCAAGGATGTGGTCCAGGCCATTGGCGTGACCACCCATTCCGAAACGCCGGGCCTTGGAACGCGCGTGTTCCAGCCCGCAGTGACCTCACGATACAAGGACCACCCGCTGACCGGCCTCGACCTCAAGAACAAGGGCGGCGACATCGACGCCGTGTCCGGGGCCACCTACTCCTCCACGGGCATGGTCACTGCCGTACGCAAGGCCGCGGAGGCCTACACCGCAATCAAGCCGGGCGCCCTGGCCGCCTGGCCTCGCTGA
- a CDS encoding RnfABCDGE type electron transport complex subunit D, which produces MAALVVKPHAITQVRLTVGPPSHWRCGRTLGSLMALSCLALLPALGMGTWRYGLDAARVVALAGAMAVISEILLEMLAGREVDVDNGTALFHGLLLAMLLPATAPWWLVAAGSFCTIALGRTVFGGFGSNPFCPPLIGWAVCEVSWPKYMDLDLMLAHWPTPDPLAQLKYLGTGAIDHLPLADLFLGNQLGAIGASQGIALLAGGLFLIASRRLRPHIPLAFLAGVAAMAALFHWLDPLTQAGPLFHLCTGSVLLGAFFLAPDPGSSPSGHRAMILYGFLAGVLVLVIRQWGIYPDGVPFAILLANLLAPLLDRVRPKFFGGRRHA; this is translated from the coding sequence ATGGCCGCCCTTGTCGTAAAACCACACGCCATCACCCAGGTCCGTCTCACCGTCGGCCCGCCCTCGCACTGGCGCTGCGGTCGGACCCTGGGTTCGCTCATGGCCCTTTCCTGCCTGGCCCTGCTCCCGGCCCTCGGTATGGGCACATGGCGGTACGGACTGGACGCCGCCCGCGTGGTGGCCTTGGCCGGCGCCATGGCGGTGATCAGCGAGATCCTGCTGGAGATGCTGGCCGGACGCGAGGTGGACGTGGACAACGGCACGGCCCTGTTCCATGGCCTGCTCCTGGCCATGCTTCTGCCCGCGACGGCCCCCTGGTGGCTTGTGGCGGCAGGCAGCTTCTGCACCATCGCGCTGGGTCGGACGGTCTTCGGGGGCTTCGGGTCCAACCCCTTCTGTCCCCCGCTCATCGGCTGGGCCGTCTGTGAGGTCTCCTGGCCCAAGTACATGGACCTGGATCTCATGCTCGCCCACTGGCCAACCCCGGACCCGTTGGCGCAGCTCAAATATCTGGGGACAGGAGCCATCGACCACCTCCCCCTGGCCGACCTCTTCCTGGGCAACCAGCTGGGCGCCATCGGCGCCTCCCAGGGCATCGCGCTGTTGGCGGGAGGCCTGTTCCTGATCGCCTCCCGCCGCCTGCGGCCGCACATCCCCCTGGCCTTCCTGGCCGGAGTTGCGGCCATGGCCGCGCTGTTCCATTGGCTGGACCCGCTGACCCAGGCGGGCCCCCTGTTCCATCTCTGCACCGGTTCAGTGCTGCTGGGCGCCTTCTTCCTGGCCCCGGACCCCGGCTCCTCGCCCTCCGGGCACCGGGCCATGATTCTCTACGGCTTCCTGGCCGGAGTTCTGGTTCTGGTCATCCGCCAGTGGGGCATCTACCCCGATGGCGTCCCCTTCGCCATTCTCCTGGCCAACCTCCTGGCCCCGCTGTTGGACCGCGTCCGGCCCAAGTTCTTCGGAGGCAGACGCCATGCGTGA
- a CDS encoding 4Fe-4S dicluster domain-containing protein produces the protein MRKPTFSLQSPLSSEIIDVPAPDWLNLYVCGYDIQVQRGQKLAAGAELARHPKPLGGVVHAPMSAVVDKADFAYVTMKASAALDPLPPMDIPEDTEGLREALRTLGVRMDRFMLNREILVINGVNPEPTVSVAEQLMRDAQPTLLRGLEAVRKLIAPQRMVLVTATLDQNLPGCETVRVKPEYPNSLSDLAVLAATGREKPENTIAVSVMKLWFIGRIMETGRPVTDTVFTLAGKNYRAVLGTPLSYILEFAGVPINAGDRLVIGGPMRGYTVYDVDHGLEKGAYAVTVVPKDAFPPMVGDPCINCSECVLHCPARIRPDMIGRYAEYGQFEKTLAYGLASCMECGQCSYWCTARRPLLHYIRFARKELADAANPWPMDGVVH, from the coding sequence ATGCGCAAGCCAACGTTTTCACTGCAAAGTCCCCTGTCCTCCGAGATCATCGACGTCCCAGCCCCGGACTGGCTGAACCTCTATGTCTGCGGCTACGACATCCAGGTGCAGCGAGGCCAAAAGCTGGCCGCCGGCGCGGAATTGGCCAGGCATCCCAAGCCCCTGGGCGGCGTGGTGCATGCGCCCATGAGCGCCGTGGTGGACAAGGCCGACTTCGCCTATGTCACCATGAAGGCTTCGGCCGCCTTGGATCCCCTACCGCCCATGGATATTCCCGAGGATACCGAGGGCTTGCGCGAGGCTCTGCGGACGCTCGGCGTGCGCATGGATCGCTTCATGCTGAACAGAGAGATTCTGGTCATAAACGGGGTCAACCCCGAACCCACCGTATCCGTCGCCGAGCAGCTCATGCGCGATGCCCAGCCCACCCTTCTGCGCGGCCTTGAGGCGGTGCGCAAGCTCATCGCCCCCCAGCGCATGGTCCTTGTCACCGCGACCCTGGACCAGAATCTGCCCGGCTGCGAAACGGTACGGGTCAAACCGGAGTACCCCAACTCCCTGTCCGACCTCGCGGTTCTCGCCGCCACGGGGCGGGAGAAGCCGGAAAACACCATCGCGGTCAGCGTCATGAAGCTTTGGTTCATCGGCCGGATCATGGAGACCGGACGTCCGGTGACGGACACCGTCTTCACCCTCGCGGGCAAGAACTATCGAGCCGTCCTCGGCACCCCGTTGTCCTACATTCTCGAATTCGCCGGGGTGCCCATCAACGCGGGCGACCGCCTCGTGATCGGCGGCCCCATGCGCGGCTACACGGTCTACGACGTGGACCACGGCCTGGAGAAAGGCGCCTATGCAGTGACCGTGGTTCCCAAGGACGCCTTCCCCCCCATGGTCGGCGATCCCTGCATCAATTGCAGCGAATGCGTCCTGCACTGCCCGGCGCGCATCCGGCCGGACATGATCGGCCGCTACGCGGAATATGGCCAGTTCGAAAAAACCCTGGCCTACGGCTTGGCCTCCTGCATGGAGTGCGGCCAGTGCTCTTACTGGTGCACGGCCCGCCGCCCCCTGCTGCACTACATCCGCTTCGCCCGCAAGGAGCTGGCCGACGCGGCCAACCCCTGGCCCATGGACGGAGTGGTCCATTGA
- a CDS encoding cytochrome c3 family protein, translated as MSKRYYPIAAITAVLCLVAVFGYLHIAPAQGTPPRIVLDNAGGRVLFSHGHHADDLGLACGDCHHDGADPMNPEACGSCHPAAFDATFKATHRTAFKSINACTRCHAAPPKADQTATDQPDVSGIPLRTDALHAQCMNCHESMGAGPFGKESCNACHLQRK; from the coding sequence ATGAGCAAAAGGTATTATCCCATCGCCGCCATTACGGCGGTTCTGTGCTTGGTGGCCGTATTCGGCTATCTGCACATCGCCCCGGCCCAGGGCACCCCCCCGCGCATCGTCTTGGACAACGCCGGAGGCCGAGTCCTCTTCAGCCACGGGCACCATGCCGACGACCTCGGTCTGGCCTGTGGCGACTGCCACCACGACGGGGCGGATCCAATGAATCCCGAGGCCTGCGGCTCATGTCACCCCGCGGCTTTCGATGCGACGTTCAAGGCGACCCACCGTACCGCCTTCAAAAGCATCAACGCCTGCACGCGTTGCCACGCCGCACCGCCGAAGGCCGACCAGACCGCGACAGACCAGCCCGACGTCTCCGGCATTCCCCTGCGCACCGACGCTCTCCATGCCCAATGCATGAACTGCCATGAAAGCATGGGCGCGGGGCCGTTCGGGAAAGAGAGCTGCAACGCCTGCCATCTGCAAAGGAAATGA
- a CDS encoding HD-GYP domain-containing protein, giving the protein MLKRISSQNLRVGMFVVEYGDGSFDCPRVRLDRQLESLADVEAVRRESKEAMVDMALSRISPEPAPPESEGLSSIPPFLPSGTLGPEPMISLAEELRVARAVYNKSLDFMSRFLRDVKLGRATSVGEAEQVAGEIGASAARNHKAASSLSITRSHGYVTNHSVNVAFLAAALGVRLSLPESHLHTLTLAALLHDVGKALLPDAVLHKPGKLTAKEYALVKRHPQDGHDLLAAQHLFSRDVLDAVRDHHESRDGTGYPGGKAGEEINPFAHYLSILDVYDALISYRTYRRALTPFQALKFLYANRETRFSSPHLLAFIRFIGIYPVGSFVRLADGCYGLVTDFHEDKPDAPRVKVVFDKRLRPMRPVTVDTAQGNGGARVVELGLNPKDYHLNTELFFP; this is encoded by the coding sequence ATGCTCAAGCGAATATCGTCCCAGAACCTGAGGGTAGGGATGTTCGTCGTGGAGTATGGCGACGGTTCTTTCGATTGCCCCCGTGTGCGCCTGGACCGGCAACTGGAGTCCCTGGCCGACGTGGAGGCCGTGCGGCGAGAGAGCAAGGAAGCCATGGTGGACATGGCCTTGAGCCGCATCAGTCCGGAGCCTGCCCCTCCTGAGAGCGAAGGGCTTTCCTCCATCCCACCATTCCTGCCCAGCGGCACGCTGGGGCCGGAACCCATGATTTCCCTGGCCGAAGAACTGCGCGTGGCGCGTGCGGTCTACAACAAGTCCCTGGACTTCATGAGTCGCTTTCTGCGCGACGTGAAGCTGGGCCGCGCGACCAGCGTGGGGGAGGCCGAGCAGGTTGCCGGTGAGATCGGCGCCAGCGCGGCCCGCAACCATAAGGCCGCCAGCAGCCTGTCCATCACCCGAAGCCACGGCTATGTGACCAATCACAGTGTCAACGTGGCTTTCCTGGCGGCCGCCCTGGGTGTGCGGCTGTCGTTGCCCGAGTCCCATCTGCATACGCTGACTCTGGCGGCTCTTCTGCACGACGTGGGCAAGGCCCTGCTGCCTGACGCCGTACTGCACAAGCCCGGCAAGCTTACAGCCAAGGAATATGCCCTGGTCAAGCGCCATCCTCAGGACGGCCATGATCTGTTGGCGGCCCAGCACCTCTTCTCCCGCGATGTGCTGGACGCGGTTCGGGATCACCATGAGTCGCGTGACGGCACCGGCTACCCCGGGGGCAAGGCCGGTGAGGAGATCAATCCCTTCGCCCACTACCTGAGCATCCTGGACGTCTACGACGCCCTCATCAGCTACCGCACCTACCGTAGGGCCCTGACACCCTTCCAGGCCCTCAAGTTCCTTTACGCCAATCGCGAGACGCGCTTCAGCTCACCGCACCTGTTGGCGTTCATCCGCTTCATTGGGATCTACCCGGTGGGCAGCTTCGTACGGCTGGCCGACGGCTGCTACGGCTTGGTCACGGACTTTCACGAAGACAAGCCCGACGCGCCCCGGGTCAAGGTGGTCTTCGACAAGCGGCTGCGTCCCATGCGTCCGGTGACCGTGGACACGGCCCAGGGCAACGGTGGGGCGAGGGTGGTGGAACTGGGGCTCAACCCCAAGGACTACCATCTGAACACGGAACTCTTCTTCCCCTGA